A DNA window from Eremothecium cymbalariae DBVPG#7215 chromosome 3, complete sequence contains the following coding sequences:
- the PRB1 gene encoding proteinase B (similar to Ashbya gossypii ACR012C), whose amino-acid sequence MKVQSVVLPVAVFSTLGAALILPWMDPEIRLDVGLHGRGPHGRVPPPHHHKMGEHGRGRGKGHHRGSSVLLVDDEEDKVSPMFEYFEFDSSQDFVDMKLASLSDNSRAIPHRYIVIFKDGVTDYDVGMHQDLVTTAHMETIAQLDPGHSFFDATEGMHHEGISARSVEGGIEEMFEIAGSLRGYFGYFTDGMLDLIRESGLVKLIEQDSIVHASDFETQTGAPWGLARVSHRERLNLGSFNKYLYDDNAGKGVTAYVIDTGINIDHVEFEGRAQWGKTIPSNDADYDGNGHGTHCAGTIASKTYGVAKNAKVVAVKVLRTNGTGTMSDVLRGVEYVVAEHRKASGDPNFKGSTANMSLGGGKSAALELAVDAAVAAGIHFAVAAGNENQDACNTSPASSKKCITVAASTLSDDRAYFSNWGSCVDIFAPGLNILSTYIGSDTAVATLSGTSMASPHVAGLLAYFLSLQPDSGSEYYTGSSISPEALKKKIVAYGSKNLLNNVPARTANNLIFNGGGGSLDSFWNSKCDGCEQEKVSSSHGKADDFESESLMDCLHSTSHSLFGEIRNFLDRLDLI is encoded by the coding sequence ATGAAGGTGCAGTCGGTTGTTTTGCCGGTGGCTGTGTTTTCGACGTTGGGGGCGGCGCTTATTTTGCCGTGGATGGATCCTGAGATACGTCTTGATGTAGGTCTTCATGGGCGGGGACCTCACGGCAGGGTTCCCCCTCCCCACCACCACAAGATGGGAGAGCACGGCAGGGGTCGTGGCAAGGGACATCATCGTGGTAGTAGTGTTTTGTTGGtggatgatgaggaggacAAGGTGTCTCCTATGTTCGAGTATTTTGAGTTTGATTCGTCGCAggattttgttgatatgAAGCTAGCTTCTTTGTCTGATAACTCGAGGGCTATACCTCACAGGtatattgttattttcaAGGATGGTGTGACGGACTATGATGTCGGGATGCATCAGGATTTGGTTACGACGGCGCATATGGAGACTATTGCGCAGCTTGACCCGGGGCattctttctttgatgCCACTGAGGGTATGCATCACGAAGGGATTTCGGCTAGGAGTGTGGAAGGGGGTATTGAGGAGATGTTTGAGATTGCAGGTTCGCTGAGGGGCTACTTTGGATACTTTACTGATGGCATGTTGGATCTAATTCGTGAAAGTGGCTTGGTTAAGTTGATTGAGCAGGACTCTATAGTTCATGCTTCGGATTTTGAAACTCAGACTGGGGCTCCTTGGGGTTTGGCTCGTGTTTCTCATCGTGAAAGATTGAACCTTGGCTCTTTCAACAAGTACCTTTACGATGACAATGCTGGGAAAGGTGTGACAGCTTATGTGATTGATACAGGTATTAATATTGATCACgttgaatttgaaggaCGTGCCCAGTGGGGTAAGACGATTCCATCTAATGATGCTGACTATGATGGCAACGGGCACGGCACGCATTGTGCGGGTACCATTGCGTCCAAGACGTACGGTGTTGCTAAGAATGCCAAAGTTGTCGCTGTTAAAGTTTTGAGAACCAACGGTACTGGTACGATGTCTGATGTTTTGAGGGGTGTGGAGTATGTTGTTGCAGAGCACAGAAAGGCTTCTGGAGATCCTAACTTCAAGGGTTCTACCGCCAATATGTCGTTGGGTGGTGGCAAGTCTGCTGCCTTGGAACTGGCTGTTGACGCTGCTGTGGCTGCTGGTATCCACTTTGCTGTAGCTGCGGGTAACGAAAACCAGGATGCTTGTAATACTTCCCCAGCTTCCTCGAAGAAGTGTATCACTGTTGCTGCGTCTACGTTGTCAGACGACAGAGCTTATTTCTCCAACTGGGGTTCCTGTGTTGACATTTTTGCACCAGGTTTGAACATCTTGTCGACTTACATTGGGTCTGACACTGCCGTTGCCACCCTATCCGGTACTTCTATGGCTTCCCCACATGTTGCAGGTTTGCTGGCTTACTTTTTATCTCTCCAACCTGATTCTGGCTCTGAATACTACACTGGTTCTTCAATTAGCCCAGAAGccttgaagaagaagatcGTGGCTTACGGCTCcaagaatttgttgaataatgTGCCAGCTAGAACAGCTAATAATTTGATTTTCAATGGTGGTGGCGGAAGCTTGGACAGCTTCTGGAATAGTAAATGTGATGGCTGTGAGCAGGAAAAGGTAAGCAGTTCCCACGGTAAAGCAGATGACTTTGAATCTGAAAGCTTAATGGATTGTCTTCATTCGACCAGTCATTCATTATTTGGGGAGATCAGAAACTTCTTGGATAGACTTGATCTCATTTAA
- the UTP23 gene encoding rRNA-binding ribosome biosynthesis protein UTP23 (similar to Ashbya gossypii ACR011C) → MRQKRAKAYKKQMLVYNHTFKFRQPYQVLVDDQLVLETNKSSFDLLKGLKRTLQAEVKPMITQCCVQKLYESKNQGAIAQAKMYERRRCNHYKEPKEPSECIRSVVDINGRNLHRYVVATQDIEIRRILRRVPGVPLIYMNRSVMVMEPLSSNSQQVSQQVENEKLVKGLNDPKYAGTPNNTEDASVDPKSPDANQLKRKIKGPKEPNPLSIKKPRVNKAQLPSEDVFNLTDKKKGGGSMGHRIFVTTLHRPMNIRIKFTQEYREE, encoded by the coding sequence ATGCGTCAGAAAAGGGCTAAGGCTTACAAGAAGCAGATGTTGGTTTATAATCATACGTTTAAGTTCAGACAGCCATATCAAGTATTAGTTGATGACCAACTGGTCCTTGAAACCAATAAAAGCTCCTTTGACTTACTCAAGGGCTTGAAACGTACTCTTCAAGCTGAAGTCAAGCCCATGATAACCCAATGTTGCGTGCAAAAGTTGTACGAGTCGAAAAACCAGGGTGCCATAGCCCAAGCCAAAATGTATGAAAGACGTCGTTGTAATCATTACAAAGAACCCAAAGAACCATCTGAATGTATCAGGAGTGTAGTTGATATAAATGGTAGGAATTTGCATAGGTATGTTGTAGCCACCCaagatattgaaataaGAAGAATCCTAAGACGTGTGCCCGGTGTTCctctaatatatatgaatagATCAGTGATGGTCATGGAACCGCTAAGCTCCAACAGTCAGCAGGTTAGTCAGCAGgtagaaaatgaaaagcTTGTTAAAGGATTGAATGATCCTAAGTATGCAGGCACTCCTAATAATACTGAAGATGCATCCGTGGATCCAAAGAGTCCAGACGCTAATCAATTAAAACGAAAAATAAAGGGTCCAAAGGAGCCAAATCCACTAAGTATTAAGAAACCTAGAGTCAATAAAGCTCAGCTTCCTAGTGAGGATGTATTTAACTTAACTGataaaaaaaaaggagGAGGAAGCATGGGTCATCGCATATTCGTAACGACTCTCCATCGTCCAATGAACATTCGGATTAAATTCACCCAAGAATATAGAGAAGAGTAG
- the CIN8 gene encoding kinesin motor protein CIN8 (similar to Ashbya gossypii ACR010C): MVYNGLTTKKRTMLDDGNEELNITVAVRCRGRNEREIKAKSAVVVTVPDVTGSNEVSINTTGDIGIAGKMNSRTYTVDQVFGPSADQKLIFKNIAEPLFDDFIKGYNCTVLVYGMTSTGKTYTMTGDEKLYDGELSDSAGIIPRVLFRLFDTLEATESDHLVKCSYIELYNEELKDLLDDTPDYSKRLRIFDSNTITNSRAGSQNNSPKEQDGTSSSMAKRRYTHIPTKPKRPSLNKQLLYEQSSAIYIQNLQEFHITNAREGISVLQKGLKHRQVASTKMNDFSSRSHTIFTIMLYKSYEGELFRISKMNLVDLAGSENISRSGAQNQRAKEAGSINQSLLTLGRVINSLADKSIHIPFRESKLTRLLQDSLGGNTKTALIATISPAKINADETSSTLEYATKAKNIKNRPQLGSFMMKDILVKSISSELSKLKSDFLSTKAKEGIYMSHEHYQEMVNDLENYQTEIQESKRQVESFSSQNSLLLKDKKASQQLNELQDMKITRLQNTIEYLCDKIERQHRNEIDLVSTIHKLKEALHTMKGSLQNYETHELRLQNDIKEVLYQGITSYRESMDQHLETVKTRMLDKNLSINHNMDEIRTIFHETLDSVRSAGSDMCTNIVKIVKDQPSTSYQQFKEALGDLDTKVQTYSVTLTNKLTEMTEENNNMKEYLDEHFLKNNNQEMLDLRMEKAYHKSKTASDALISSVVSMMESHMEESRNLMLSSMKDAVSEMIDKELEMFQPVKERWVLSFENINECDAAHQQFENKSTKLLTNLKELADNSVVAADDVAKQVQENVTNFEGIVRQASAKESIVKQMNDINDKHKMLEDHFENNIKYFKESSKGFEEMDCSIKKIIREMSPEVGDIKQIEALLERVNSRSFGPIASTGKTPMRPELKNPIPKTRSRSMSPIKSLDTNVVHVVPLIKRGTMDIEVDGPAMKKIK, from the coding sequence ATGGTGTACAACGGATtaacaaccaaaaaacGTACAATGCTTGATGATGGAAATGAGGAGTTAAACATCACAGTTGCCGTTCGTTGCAGGGGGCGAAATGAAAGGGAGATCAAAGCCAAGAGTGCGGTAGTTGTTACAGTTCCAGATGTAACAGGGTCAAATGAAGTTTCCATAAATACAACGGGGGATATTGGGATTGCAGGGAAAATGAATTCGAGGACTTACACTGTTGATCAGGTTTTTGGGCCAAGTGCCGACCAGAAAttgatttttaaaaacattgCTGAACCATTGtttgatgattttatcAAGGGTTACAACTGTACTGTGCTTGTGTATGGGATGACATCTACGGGGAAGACATACACTATGACTGGagatgaaaaattgtaTGATGGAGAGCTTAGTGATTCCGCGGGTATTATTCCTAGGGTTTTGTTTCGATTGTTTGATACTTTAGAAGCAACTGAGAGTGATCATTTAGTGAAATGTTCATATATTGAACTTTATAAcgaagaattgaaagatttaTTGGATGACACACCCGATTATTCTAAGAGATTGAGGATCTTTGATTCTAATACTATTACTAATAGTAGAGCTGGATCCCAGAATAACTCTCCGAAAGAACAAGATGGTACGTCATCTAGCATGGCGAAAAGACGCTATACACATATTCCAACGAAGCCAAAAAGGCCGTCCCTTAATAAACAGCTTCTTTATGAACAAAGTTCagctatatatatccaaaatCTGCAGGAATTCCATATAACTAATGCTCGTGAAGGTATCAGCGTTTTACAAAAAGGTTTGAAACATAGACAGGTagcttcaacaaaaatgaacGATTTTTCTAGCCGATCTCACACCATATTTACAATAATGCTCTATAAAAGCTATGAGGGAGAGCTTTTTAGAATATCTAAAATGAATTTAGTTGATCTTGCGGGATCTGAGAATATTAGTAGATCTGGAGCACAAAATCAAAGAGCCAAGGAGGCGGGATCTATAAACCAAAGCTTGTTAACATTAGGTCGTGTGATAAATTCGCTCGCGGATAAGAGCATTCATATTCCATTTCGTGAGTCAAAGTTAACCAGACTGTTGCAGGATTCACTTGGTGGCAATACGAAGACTGCACTAATCGCAACCATTTCACCTGCAAAAATAAATGCAGATGAGACATCTAGCACTTTAGAATACGCAACAAAGGCGaaaaacattaaaaacaGACCCCAATTAGGTTCATTCATGATGAAAGACATCCTAGTCAAAAGTATTTCGAGTGAGCTTTCGAAATTAAAGTCTGATTTCTTATCAACTAAAGCTAAAGAGGGTATTTACATGAGCCATGAGCATTACCAAGAGATGGTGAATGATCTAGAAAATTACCAAACAGAGATTCAGGAATCTAAACGCCAAGTTGAATCTTTTTCGTCGCAAAATTCTTTGCTTTTAAAGGATAAGAAAGCATCCCAGCAATTAAATGAACTTCAAGATATGAAGATAACCAGGTTGCAAAATacaattgaatatttatgTGACAAAATTGAAAGACAGCATCGCAATGAAATTGACTTGGTTAGTACAATTCACAAGTTAAAGGAGGCACTTCATACCATGAAAGGTTCCTTACAAAATTATGAAACGCATGAACTGAGGTTGCAAAACGACATCAAAGAAGTCTTATATCAAGGTATTACATCTTATCGTGAATCTATGGATCAGCATTTGGAAACAGTTAAAACTCGTATGCTTGATAAAAATTTATCCATAAATCACAATATGGATGAAATTCGTACCATTTTCCATGAGACATTGGACTCCGTACGATCCGCAGGTTCTGATATGTGTACAAATATTGTTAAAATTGTGAAGGATCAACCCTCTACGTCTTATCAGCAATTTAAGGAGGCTCTTGGTGATTTAGACACTAAAGTCCAAACTTACTCTGTAACATTGACCAACAAACTAACCGAAATGACTGAAGAGAACAATAATATGAAGGAATACTTGGATGAGCACttcttaaaaaataataatcaaGAGATGCTTGATTTGCGAATGGAAAAAGCATATCATAAATCTAAGACTGCATCAGATGCTTTAATATCCTCAGTAGTTTCAATGATGGAGTCGCATATGGAAGAGAGCAGAAATCTAATGCTAAGTTCAATGAAGGATGCAGTTTCAGAGATGATCGACAAAGAATTAGAAATGTTTCAACCTGTTAAGGAGAGGTGGGTTTTatcatttgaaaatattaacgAGTGTGATGCTGCTCACCAGCAATTTGAGAATAAATCCACAAAACTGCTAACAaatttaaaggaattggCTGACAACTCTGTGGTGGCTGCTGATGATGTAGCAAAACAAGTTCAAGAAAATGTTACTAACTTTGAAGGGATTGTCAGACAAGCCTCTGCCAAGGAATCAATTGTGAAGCAAATGAATGACATTAACGATAAGCATAAGATGCTTGAGGACCACTTTGAAAACAACATCAAATACTTTAAAGAATCAAGTAAGggatttgaagaaatggaTTGTTCgataaaaaaaattattagagAGATGAGTCCTGAAGTTGgagatattaaacaaataGAAGCTTTGCTTGAACGTGTCAATTCCAGATCTTTTGGCCCTATTGCATCGACAGGAAAGACGCCGATGAGGCCAGAACTCAAAAACccaattccaaaaactaGATCTAGGTCTATGTCACCGATTAAAAGTCTTGACACTAATGTTGTTCACGTCGTGCCGTTGATAAAACGAGGAACCATGGATATAGAAGTGGACGGACCGgcgatgaagaagataaagtGA
- the NPR2 gene encoding nitrogen permease regulating protein NPR2 (similar to Ashbya gossypii ACR009W): MSNHFDGFVPIHSIFYSLFHPTEGTKVRFQFPPDSLENSGISFDTIKNYVIPKPQLCNKLLTFKYGSYRLVCYPVNINASYYARNSFSFDFVFVFPYDSATSPYEPAIGRLGKMFRVLEEQSQVLSKIERDPIYYHLKTQDVKAVDQNSEEPESKNNPQNCNDKIRRGHHEHAFEKYHEIMKHIAMNEKQLSIEDLITKLYEDLNNYSECLIPMDSGNAIDIKLFPLLAPPNSCFSVEDVPIAKLNLIDWVDVNWDPTMVKIVPYINGINSIAKISKYSDSDVGLVMECVKHLIYYDCVVLVDMFQFSNIYAPTSQLSEFLTDPSIARECQLYVISSEDSELHQLPFEGRPNANHSRNPTASTITFGTLKRTIYTNPRPESFSSNTEFAQKPNANTSLPSEPSITHSSKNSEFNHENNKGILNRTLPTRSCLFDLYRSLSQGQTMKDWYKMNFEVIRKNRIDVRRFITFGVFRKLIYRCYSYPVAKSIGTLDMLKRFDYASLPNNFMSPKNNNSNNVFSTADICVDFGEPSQFRKKPLVPNTDAADEVLRDAYKKLSLNERLPNPLDQITRSKKLSLENDASANVDNRKLSSSTSGTAKVLFDMKDRLSNKDFEYRDQNAASTELKRKRQQQFLLLKSIKNVDSFDKIAIKLEINKQEVEELLKATGEYNIINS; this comes from the coding sequence ATGTCAAACCATTTCGATGGATTTGTACCTATTCATTCgatattttattcattATTTCATCCAACTGAGGGTACGAAAGTGAGGTTCCAATTCCCGCCTGACAGTCTAGAAAACAGTGGGATAAGTTTTGACACTATTAAAAACTACGTTATTCCCAAACCCCAGCTTTGTAATAAGCTTTTGACCTTTAAGTATGGCTCTTACCGGCTCGTATGTTATCCTGTAAATATAAATGCCTCTTATTATGCCAGAAACTCGTTCagttttgattttgtatttgttttcCCATATGATTCTGCAACATCCCCATATGAGCCTGCAATCGGAAGATTAGGGAAAATGTTCAGGGTACTTGAGGAGCAATCACAAGTCTTATCGAAAATAGAGAGGGATCCAATTTACTACCACTTGAAGACACAAGATGTGAAGGCTGTCGATCAGAATAGCGAAGAACCTGAATCTAAAAACAACCCACAAAATTGTAACGATAAGATAAGAAGAGGTCATCATGAACACGCGTTTGAGAAATACCATGAAATTATGAAACATATTGCAATGAATGAGAAGCAACTTTCTATTGAAGATCTGATCACCAAGCTTtatgaagatttgaatAACTACTCAGAATGTTTAATTCCAATGGATTCAGGAAATGCCattgatatcaaattgtTCCCGTTGCTAGCGCCTCCGAATTCATGCTTCTCAGTTGAAGATGTTCCAATTGCAAAGTTAAACCTAATTGATTGGGTTGATGTTAATTGGGATCCCACCATGGTTAAAATTGTTCCTTATATAAATGGAATTAACAGTATTGCGAAAATCTCGAAATATAGTGACAGTGATGTTGGATTGGTCATGGAATGCGTGAAACATCTGATATACTACGATTGTGTGGTATTGGTCGATATGTTCCAGTTTAGCAATATTTATGCACCCACTAGCCAGCTTTCAGAATTTTTGACAGATCCGTCCATCGCCAGAGAGTGTCAATTGTACGTTATATCGAGTGAGGATTCTGAGCTCCATCAATTACCATTTGAAGGAAGACCAAATGCTAACCATTCCAGGAATCCAACAGCATCTACCATCACATTTGGTACCCTTAAGAGAACAATATATACTAATCCAAGACCAGAATCGTTTAGTTCTAATACGGAATTTGCACAAAAACCCAACGCTAACACGTCGTTACCTTCGGAACCTTCTATTACACACTCCAGTAAGAATTCCGAATTCAATCATGAGAACAATAAAGGCATTCTGAATAGAACACTACCCACTAGAAGTTGTCTTTTTGATCTATATCGATCATTGTCGCAGGGTCAGACCATGAAAGATTGGTATAAAATGaattttgaagttattaGGAAAAATAGAATAGATGTTAGACGATTCATAACTTTCGGCGTTTTTCGGAAATTGATTTACAGATGCTACTCTTATCCTGTGGCCAAAAGCATTGGAACTTTAGATATGCTAAAGCGGTTTGATTACGCATCACTCCCTAATAATTTTATGAGTCCGAAAAACAATAACTCAAACAACGTTTTTTCAACAGCTGATATTTGTGTTGATTTTGGCGAACCTTCACAATTTAGAAAGAAGCCATTAGTTCCCAATACTGACGCTGCAGATGAAGTTTTGAGAGATGCGTATAAAAAGCTATCACTGAATGAAAGGCTGCCAAATCCTCTTGACCAGATCACCAGGTCGAAAAAGCTTTCTCTTGAGAATGATGCTTCTGCTAATGTGGACAACAGGAAACTAAGTAGTAGTACCTCAGGCACAGCAAAAGTATTATTTGACATGAAAGATAGGCTAAGTaacaaagattttgaatatcGAGATCAAAATGCAGCTTCAACAGAATTAAAGAGAAAAAGACAACAGCAATTTTTGCTACTAAAATCTATCAAAAATGTCGATAGTTTTGACAAGATAGCAATAAAATTAGAAATCAATAAACAGGAGGTGGAAGAGCTTTTGAAAGCAACAGGAGAATATAACATAATTAACAGTTAG